One part of the Mariniblastus fucicola genome encodes these proteins:
- the tsaE gene encoding tRNA (adenosine(37)-N6)-threonylcarbamoyltransferase complex ATPase subunit type 1 TsaE, translating to MKITASLSINLDSESETEALGLAIGEQLQPGMVIGLCGTLGSGKTRLTQAIARGLKIDQPVVSPTYTLCVPYVGRLKLLHMDAYRIAHAEEVDELDLFERVDDGEVLIIEWADRIEAQLPDIDVWIQMAPTGEQTRVFEAQARSELGQSLVAALSASLN from the coding sequence TTGAAGATCACAGCGTCGCTTTCTATTAATCTCGATTCTGAATCGGAAACCGAAGCTCTCGGGCTTGCGATTGGAGAACAGTTGCAGCCAGGCATGGTCATTGGACTCTGCGGAACGCTCGGCAGTGGCAAGACGCGTTTAACGCAAGCCATTGCTCGCGGACTAAAGATTGATCAGCCTGTCGTCAGCCCGACCTATACGTTGTGCGTGCCATATGTCGGGCGTTTGAAACTGCTGCACATGGATGCCTATCGCATTGCGCATGCTGAGGAGGTCGACGAGTTGGATCTGTTTGAACGCGTCGACGACGGAGAAGTATTAATCATTGAATGGGCGGACCGCATCGAAGCTCAGCTCCCTGATATCGATGTGTGGATCCAAATGGCGCCGACCGGCGAGCAAACGCGCGTGTTTGAAGCGCAGGCGAGATCCGAACTGGGGCAGAGCCTCGTGGCGGCTCTTAGTGCGAGTCTGAACTGA
- a CDS encoding phospho-sugar mutase, producing MSDPSISVDDCLQKVRDAVAAGKMTDSVVGNIQSWLTESRYSQYVPQIIEHVENEKWQELDDAFWTVIPFGTGGRRGKMYPFGSNSINERTIGESAQGLADYIKEIKPDSPWKFAIAYDTRHRSREFAELCASIMVANGFEVFFIDDFRSTPELSYLIRHKECDCGIMVTASHNPPSDNAVKVYWSNGAQLIPPHDKAVIAKVADVDEIPKADFDQAVADGKIHMVMEETDAALMKEHLNVSFAGPRDLKVIYSPLHGVGEFNVKSLLETEGFTDLEIYGPHREPSGDFPNVPGHVSNPERAVVFESIIEEAKKSGADLILATDPDCDRMGAAAPVSMDPAGEWKTFNGNQLCALLGDFVVSQHQAAGNLTPEKYIVSTLVTTRMLRRVCEAYGIKCNDENLVGFKWICNVMDVEGPDNFLYGTEESHGFLVGQYCRDKDGAIACLLMCELAAMVKAKGISLHEHLESLYKKYGYHAERLINVRMEGSDGMKKMKELMATFRSAPPKTMGGLAIKSVADYGSLKRKFADGSEESFEGPVGDLIFFETEIEGNYVAARPSGTEPKIKFYMFTTVAPEESSDVEKCRGEMEARLDAFAADMEAFADSV from the coding sequence ATGTCAGATCCCTCCATTTCCGTTGACGATTGCCTCCAAAAAGTCCGTGATGCTGTAGCAGCCGGAAAGATGACCGATTCGGTCGTTGGAAATATTCAATCTTGGCTGACTGAGTCCCGCTATTCGCAGTACGTGCCGCAAATTATTGAACACGTTGAAAACGAAAAATGGCAAGAGCTGGACGATGCGTTCTGGACCGTGATTCCGTTCGGTACCGGAGGTCGTCGCGGGAAAATGTATCCCTTCGGCAGTAACTCGATCAACGAGCGAACTATCGGCGAAAGTGCTCAAGGCTTGGCCGACTATATAAAAGAGATCAAGCCCGACAGCCCATGGAAGTTCGCGATCGCGTACGACACGCGGCATCGATCGCGGGAGTTTGCCGAACTCTGCGCAAGCATTATGGTCGCCAATGGCTTTGAGGTTTTCTTCATCGATGACTTCCGCAGCACGCCGGAACTTTCGTATCTGATTCGCCACAAGGAATGCGACTGTGGCATCATGGTCACCGCCAGCCACAACCCGCCAAGCGACAATGCGGTCAAGGTTTACTGGTCCAACGGGGCTCAGTTGATTCCGCCGCATGACAAAGCCGTGATCGCGAAAGTTGCAGATGTCGATGAGATTCCGAAAGCCGATTTCGACCAAGCGGTAGCCGACGGCAAGATTCACATGGTGATGGAAGAGACTGATGCGGCGTTGATGAAGGAACATCTGAACGTTTCTTTTGCTGGCCCGCGTGATCTGAAAGTCATCTACTCGCCGTTGCACGGTGTGGGTGAGTTTAACGTCAAGTCTCTGCTGGAAACTGAAGGCTTTACCGACCTTGAGATTTACGGTCCGCACCGCGAGCCGAGCGGTGATTTCCCGAACGTTCCCGGTCACGTTTCCAATCCGGAGCGAGCCGTTGTGTTCGAATCGATCATCGAGGAAGCAAAAAAGAGCGGTGCAGATCTGATTCTGGCGACCGATCCTGACTGCGATCGCATGGGCGCTGCGGCACCGGTATCCATGGATCCGGCTGGTGAATGGAAAACGTTCAATGGCAACCAGTTGTGCGCCTTGCTGGGTGACTTTGTAGTTTCGCAACATCAGGCCGCCGGAAATCTGACGCCTGAGAAGTACATTGTTTCAACGCTGGTCACGACCCGAATGCTTCGCCGCGTTTGCGAAGCCTACGGCATCAAGTGTAACGATGAAAACCTGGTCGGATTCAAATGGATCTGCAACGTGATGGATGTCGAAGGACCTGATAATTTCCTTTACGGTACCGAAGAGTCACACGGATTTCTGGTTGGCCAGTACTGTCGCGACAAAGACGGTGCGATCGCCTGTTTGCTGATGTGTGAACTGGCGGCGATGGTGAAGGCGAAAGGCATTTCGTTGCACGAGCATTTGGAGTCGCTCTATAAAAAATACGGTTACCACGCCGAGCGTTTGATCAACGTTCGCATGGAGGGCTCGGATGGCATGAAGAAGATGAAAGAACTGATGGCCACATTCCGCAGTGCTCCGCCGAAGACGATGGGCGGGTTGGCGATCAAGTCTGTCGCCGACTATGGATCACTGAAACGTAAGTTCGCTGACGGATCCGAGGAGTCATTTGAAGGGCCGGTCGGAGATTTGATCTTTTTTGAAACCGAAATCGAAGGCAACTACGTCGCGGCTCGACCTTCCGGAACGGAGCCTAAAATCAAGTTCTACATGTTCACAACGGTCGCTCCCGAGGAGTCGTCTGACGTCGAAAAATGTCGCGGCGAAATGGAAGCCCGCCTGGATGCGTTCGCGGCGGACATGGAAGCGTTTGCCGATTCTGTCTAA
- the glmM gene encoding phosphoglucosamine mutase: MNTSAKSEPIISVSGLRGIVGESLDPLLAIKFTTAYVQLLDAEGPIVVTRDGRTTGPMLAQAICSGLASIGRDVIYGDVAATPTTGILVREHNAAGGIQISASHNPPPYNGIKLFDATGRVINAEAGEKVIAAYRDYQLQSVTWEHVGTVTNLEDTTSAHLASVLATVNAEAIRSKKFKVVLDSHHGAGSVLGQQLLEALDCEYQCLGAEPDGLFEHPPEPTEANLQDTAKKSVDFGADAVFCQDPDADRLAIIDGSGSYIGEEYTLAITLNHRLQQTPGDVVINCSSSRMSADICDANGSTLHLSAVGEANVTGKMSELNAVYGGEGNGGPIDPKVGYVRDSFVAMAQVLDAMAATGKSVAELKADIPSYEICKTKVAIDRDKVPSLYAKLQEKFSDAEHGTMDGLRLDWSDKWMLVRPSNTEPIVRAIAEATSMDEAKKLCDAAAEIAASL; encoded by the coding sequence ATGAACACTTCGGCGAAAAGCGAACCCATCATCAGCGTCTCTGGCTTGCGTGGCATTGTTGGAGAAAGCCTCGACCCTCTGCTGGCGATCAAGTTCACAACCGCTTACGTCCAATTGCTCGACGCCGAAGGACCGATTGTCGTCACGCGAGACGGACGCACGACCGGTCCGATGCTGGCTCAGGCGATCTGTAGCGGACTGGCTTCGATCGGTCGCGACGTGATTTACGGAGACGTTGCTGCCACGCCGACAACGGGAATTTTGGTTCGTGAGCACAATGCGGCGGGCGGGATTCAGATTTCGGCCAGCCATAACCCGCCTCCTTACAACGGCATCAAGCTTTTCGACGCGACGGGCCGAGTCATCAATGCCGAGGCGGGCGAAAAAGTCATCGCAGCGTATCGTGACTATCAGCTTCAATCGGTCACGTGGGAACATGTCGGAACCGTGACGAACCTGGAAGACACCACGTCCGCCCATTTGGCTTCGGTATTGGCGACGGTAAATGCGGAAGCAATCCGCTCGAAAAAATTCAAGGTTGTTCTCGACAGCCACCACGGCGCGGGCTCAGTCCTGGGCCAACAACTTCTGGAAGCGCTCGACTGCGAATATCAATGCCTCGGAGCAGAACCCGACGGGCTGTTTGAACATCCGCCAGAACCGACCGAAGCGAACTTGCAGGACACGGCGAAAAAGAGTGTCGACTTTGGTGCCGATGCGGTGTTCTGTCAGGACCCGGACGCGGATCGGTTGGCAATCATTGACGGCAGCGGAAGCTACATCGGTGAAGAATACACGCTGGCGATCACGCTGAACCATCGCTTGCAACAAACGCCTGGCGACGTGGTGATCAACTGCTCGTCCAGTCGCATGTCGGCTGATATTTGCGATGCGAACGGAAGCACGTTGCATTTGAGCGCGGTCGGAGAAGCCAACGTGACGGGCAAAATGAGTGAACTGAACGCGGTCTACGGCGGCGAAGGAAACGGCGGACCGATCGACCCGAAAGTGGGCTATGTGCGTGACAGTTTTGTAGCGATGGCTCAGGTTTTGGACGCGATGGCGGCGACAGGCAAATCGGTCGCGGAGTTGAAAGCTGATATTCCGTCTTACGAAATCTGCAAAACGAAAGTTGCGATTGATCGGGACAAGGTTCCATCGCTCTACGCCAAATTGCAAGAGAAGTTTTCGGACGCCGAGCACGGAACGATGGACGGATTGCGTTTGGATTGGTCAGACAAATGGATGCTCGTTCGTCCGAGCAATACCGAACCGATTGTGCGTGCGATTGCCGAAGCCACGTCGATGGACGAGGCGAAGAAGCTTTGTGATGCGGCGGCAGAAATCGCGGCCAGTTTGTAG
- a CDS encoding DUF1559 family PulG-like putative transporter: MGVRHSTLKRFAFTLVELLVVIAIIGILIAMLLPAVQSVREAARRIECANQIRQLGLAVINHESAHMHFPSGWIGGKDLPTETGWGWTAQILPFFEQNAIYSRFTQTENLVDRKYDEVVVQRIPNLFCPSSTHDTPTFELETMRLPESSSTSGSEEMLHDVPVSVPYHIGRTHYVGCIGSSVRQIEMSANDDGDGEGEMCPDPDLLESGDTNINGVFYQNSDTGYRDLLDGSSNTVLLGERSSDSFDSAWAGVVTGSEYPGWRVVGWTGEPPNNKGGIDAHFHGFAQFNSMHTGGITVFAFADGSVHMIDENVTADLFYALGTIRGGEVIPHEDF, encoded by the coding sequence ATGGGTGTTCGACATTCAACGCTGAAACGGTTTGCTTTCACGCTGGTGGAATTGCTGGTCGTTATCGCGATCATTGGCATCCTGATTGCAATGCTTCTGCCGGCCGTCCAATCAGTCCGCGAGGCCGCAAGGCGCATCGAATGTGCCAACCAGATCCGGCAGCTTGGTCTGGCCGTAATCAATCATGAATCGGCCCACATGCACTTTCCGTCGGGATGGATCGGCGGCAAGGATCTGCCAACGGAAACGGGCTGGGGCTGGACCGCACAAATCCTTCCGTTCTTTGAACAGAATGCAATTTATTCCCGGTTCACTCAGACAGAAAATCTGGTGGACAGAAAATACGACGAGGTGGTCGTTCAGCGAATCCCAAATCTGTTCTGTCCCAGTTCGACACACGACACTCCAACGTTCGAGTTGGAAACGATGAGGCTGCCGGAGAGTTCGAGCACATCCGGTTCAGAGGAAATGCTGCACGATGTTCCTGTCTCGGTTCCGTATCACATCGGCCGGACGCATTACGTCGGGTGCATCGGTTCTTCGGTGCGTCAAATTGAGATGTCAGCCAACGACGACGGTGATGGAGAAGGCGAGATGTGCCCCGATCCGGACTTGCTGGAGTCGGGCGACACCAACATAAACGGCGTGTTTTATCAAAACAGCGACACCGGCTATCGTGATCTGCTCGACGGATCAAGCAACACGGTACTGCTGGGCGAACGCAGTTCAGACTCCTTTGATTCGGCATGGGCTGGAGTTGTGACAGGGTCGGAGTATCCGGGCTGGCGAGTTGTTGGTTGGACTGGCGAGCCACCGAACAACAAGGGCGGCATCGACGCTCATTTCCATGGGTTCGCTCAATTCAACAGCATGCATACCGGCGGCATCACCGTTTTTGCTTTCGCGGACGGTTCGGTGCATATGATTGACGAAAACGTAACCGCAGATTTGTTTTACGCCTTGGGGACGATTCGAGGCGGTGAAGTTATTCCGCACGAAGATTTTTAA
- a CDS encoding diacylglycerol/lipid kinase family protein produces MNSQPDISSSPARTIIFAINPNSGATDRRSLCESIARRLGDEGFAPILLTDLSEVRQQTQEHLDAGTLRAVVAAGGDGTIAVLANLLPRETPFAILPLGTENLLGRHLGLIADEDFFVSLIKTGEEHRIDAGRANGKLFFVVASCGFDAAVVKRLDEVRTGHINYFSWLKPIFQTIVSYRFPKLNFFVDGTETAWSARWAFVFNIPRYAINLRITPEADDRDGKLDMCTYRDGGILRGVWYLITTFVGGHPRLNSTRFAQFRSLRVEAEGDEPVHFELDGDPGGVLPLEIVVVPEALRVLVPNRPNVSATPCD; encoded by the coding sequence ATGAATTCACAACCAGACATTTCCAGTTCGCCAGCTCGAACAATCATCTTCGCGATCAATCCGAATTCCGGAGCCACCGACAGAAGGTCACTTTGCGAATCGATCGCCCGACGGCTTGGCGATGAAGGCTTCGCACCAATTCTGCTGACGGATCTTTCGGAAGTTCGACAGCAAACTCAGGAACACCTTGACGCAGGCACGCTTCGTGCGGTCGTCGCTGCTGGAGGCGATGGCACGATTGCGGTATTGGCCAATTTGCTTCCACGAGAAACTCCGTTCGCCATTCTTCCGCTGGGAACCGAAAACCTGCTAGGTCGGCACCTCGGACTGATCGCCGATGAAGACTTTTTCGTCTCCCTGATCAAAACCGGCGAGGAACATCGCATCGACGCAGGTCGCGCGAACGGAAAACTGTTCTTCGTTGTCGCCAGTTGCGGATTCGATGCGGCGGTAGTGAAACGACTGGACGAAGTTCGCACCGGACACATCAATTACTTTTCGTGGCTCAAACCGATTTTTCAAACGATCGTTAGCTATCGATTTCCGAAACTCAACTTCTTTGTCGACGGCACAGAAACCGCGTGGTCGGCTCGATGGGCTTTTGTTTTCAACATCCCGCGCTACGCGATTAACTTGCGAATCACACCAGAGGCCGATGATCGCGACGGCAAACTGGACATGTGCACCTATCGCGACGGCGGAATTCTGCGAGGCGTTTGGTATCTGATCACGACGTTCGTTGGCGGCCACCCAAGGCTCAACTCGACCCGGTTCGCCCAGTTTCGATCGCTGCGAGTCGAAGCCGAAGGCGATGAACCGGTGCACTTCGAGCTTGACGGAGACCCGGGAGGAGTTTTACCGCTGGAGATTGTGGTCGTGCCAGAAGCACTGCGAGTGCTTGTGCCGAACAGGCCCAATGTCTCGGCCACCCCTTGCGATTGA
- the kdsA gene encoding 3-deoxy-8-phosphooctulonate synthase, whose protein sequence is MTKTPRNPVQIEGPSGASPVLIGTGCPLAIIAGPCVIDREETLLEIAETIVPVCQKLELPLIFKASFDKANRTRIDSYRGVGLSQGMEILGRIGDKYRVPVTTDIHLPEQAEIVAQTCDLLQIPAFLARQTDLLVAAAKTGKPVNVKKGQFMAPWDMNHVVGKLLDAGCDQTMLTERGTFFGYGRLVNDMRSIVEMGSLGVPVIFDATHSVQQPSAANGVTGGQREMVPHLARAAVACGCDAVFLETHPRPEESPSDGANMVPLDEFESLLTSLKQIAACVRASS, encoded by the coding sequence ATGACAAAAACTCCTCGAAATCCGGTCCAAATCGAAGGTCCTTCTGGCGCATCGCCGGTGCTCATCGGTACAGGTTGTCCGCTGGCGATTATTGCCGGCCCTTGCGTCATCGATCGCGAAGAAACATTGCTTGAGATCGCGGAAACCATCGTTCCAGTGTGTCAAAAGCTGGAACTTCCACTGATTTTCAAAGCTTCCTTTGATAAAGCGAACCGAACGCGAATTGATTCGTACCGGGGAGTAGGCCTGTCCCAGGGGATGGAAATTCTCGGTCGAATCGGTGACAAATATCGCGTCCCGGTCACGACTGACATTCACCTCCCGGAGCAGGCTGAAATTGTTGCTCAGACCTGTGATCTGCTGCAGATTCCAGCCTTTCTTGCGCGGCAAACGGACCTATTGGTTGCCGCCGCGAAAACGGGAAAGCCGGTAAACGTCAAGAAGGGCCAGTTTATGGCACCATGGGACATGAACCATGTTGTTGGTAAACTGTTAGATGCTGGTTGTGACCAAACGATGCTGACCGAAAGAGGCACTTTTTTTGGTTACGGTCGACTGGTCAACGATATGCGATCGATCGTCGAGATGGGATCGCTTGGCGTGCCAGTGATTTTCGATGCGACGCACAGCGTACAGCAACCGAGTGCCGCCAACGGAGTCACCGGTGGTCAGCGTGAGATGGTTCCTCATCTCGCCCGTGCCGCCGTTGCCTGTGGTTGCGATGCGGTCTTTCTGGAGACTCATCCCCGTCCGGAAGAATCGCCCAGCGACGGTGCCAACATGGTACCGCTCGATGAATTTGAATCGTTGCTGACGTCGCTGAAGCAGATTGCTGCTTGTGTGCGAGCGTCGTCATAA